The Longimicrobium sp. genome segment CGGGTCCGGGATGAAGGCCACCCGGCTGGGCCCGCCCCGCTCGTATCCCAGCCGCCGCAGCCGCAGCACCAGCTCCATGTCCTCGCCCACCGTGTCGTGCACGTAGCCGCCGGATGAGACCACCGCGTCGCGCCGGAAGAGGCCGAAGGCGCCGGAGATGATGAGGTTGCCGCCCAGCCGGTTCCATCCCAGCCGCCCGAAGAGGAAGGCGCGCAGGTACTCCACCACCTGGAACCCCGGCACCGCCCTGCGCGGCGCCCTCGTGCGCACCACCCGCCCCGCGCGCACCACCGAGTTGTTGACGATGCGCACCGTGCCCCCCGCCGCCACCACGTCCGTCGCCGTCAGAAAGGGGCGCACCATGCGCTGCAGCGAGTCGGGCTCGATGAGGGTGTCCGCATCGATGGCGCACACCAGCGCCCCGGTGGAGAGGTTGACGCCGGCGTTGAGGGCGTCCGCCTTGCCGCCGTTCTCCTTGTCCACCACCACCAGGTTGGGGCGGCTGCGCGAGCGGTACAGCCCCTTCACCGGCTGGCAGGGGATCACCCGCTCGTACACGGGGTGGATGGGGACGAGGTCGAAGTGCTCCTTCAGCAGCTCCATCGTCGCATCCTTGCTGCCGTCGTTCACCACCACCACTTCGAGCGACGGGTAGCTCAGCGAGAGGAGAGCGCGCAGGCTCTCGGCGATGGTGGCCTCCTCGTTGTACGCGGGGGCCAGCATGCTGATGGTGGGGGTGAGCGACGAGCCCAGCACCCGCCAGCGGCTCTCCCCGCGCGAGAGCAGGACGTGCTCGCGCATCTCCAGCACGGCGCTCACCAGCAGGAGCAGGTAGATGGAGTTGACGGCGAGGAAGTAGAAGAGGACCGCCCACTCCAGGCGGATCAGCACCACCTCGGCCACGTGCCCCAGGTCCACGCTCACGCGGCCCCGTGCGATGCGTCGGGAAGGTCCAGCACCTGGTGCGCCATGTCGGCCGCGAAGGGGTCGGCGTCGGCGCGGTAGCGGCCCAGCAGGAGCATGCCGGGGCTCCCCAGCACGCGCAGCGCCAGCCCCGCCGCGCGCCGCACGGGAAAGACGGGGTCGCGCAGGAGCCTCGCCACGGCGGGCGCGGAGGGCCAGTGGCCGATGCGCCCCAGCGCCGCCGCCGCAGCAGCGCGCACACCGGGGTCGGCATCGGACAGGAGCCCGGCCAGCACGGTGTCGCACTCCGGCGGCTGCACGGCGCCCACCACCGTCGCGGCGCGGGCGCGCACCTCGGGGTCGGGGTCGCGGCAGAGGCGCAGCGCGGGCTCCGCGAAGGAGGGCTGCGCCAGCGCCGCCGCCACCTCCAGCGCGGGTGCGGCGGCGCGTCCGGAGGAGGCCGCCAGGTGAGCGGCCAGCGGCTCCGCGGCGGCGAGCCCCACGCGCAGGATGGAGTCCTGCACGGCGAAGCGGCAGAGGGTGGTGGGGTCCGCCAGCATTTCCAGGAGCGCGCGCACGGCGGCGCCGGAGGGATGGTCGCCCGCCCACTCGGCCGCCTGCGCGCGCACCGCGGGATGCGGATCGTGGAAGAGGGGGAGCACCGCCACCGCCTCGTCGCCGCCGAACGCGGTGAGGAGGCGCAGACCGCGCAGACGGCGCCACCACCAGCGGTTGCGGGTCAGGCGGCGCGCGCGGTCCAGCAGCCCCAGCTCGCGCGCCAGCACTCCCACGCGCTCCCGCACCGAGCCCCCCAGGTTTCGGGTGAGCTCCACCAGCAGCTGGCTCTGCACGCCGCCCGGGAGCGCGCGCAGCCGGCGCACCGCGCCCGGCTCCAGAGTGGACGAAGTGGCCACTTTCGCCATCACCGCCCGCCCCTCGGCCAGGAGCGCGCCGCGGCGCCGGCGGCGCACCCGGAGCCAGATGCCATGGACCACGATGAGCGCGACGGAAGCGGCAAAGAGCACCACCAGCACCACGAGCGCCACGCGCAGCAGCCGCAGCTCGTCCATGCTATTCCGCGCCCAGGGCGCGCTGCACGCGCCGCAGCAGCACCTGGATGCTGAACGGCTTGGCGACGTGCTCGGCGGCGCCCATCTCCAGCGCCTTCACCACCTCCGCCTCACCCGCGCGCACGGTGAGCATGATGACGTGCGTGCGCGCCGCCACCCCGTCCGCGGCCAGCGCGCGCAGCACGGTGAAGCCGTCGCGCCCCGGGAGGTCCACGTCCAGCAGAATGACGCGGGCGCGCAGCCGGGGATGGCGCCCGCCCAGCAGCTCCACCGCCTCGTCGCCGTCGGTGATGCGGCGCGTAGTGTGGCCGCGCGTGTCCAGCGCCTGGCGCAGCAGCTCGGCCAGCGCGGGATCGTCGTCCACCACCGCCACGTCCACCACCTCGGCGCGGGGCGTGTCCGCGCTCCACCCGGCGGGGAGCACCCGTCCCCCGCCCTGCTCCTGCGCGCGGAGGAGGGCGTCGTCGGCGGCCAGGCGCAGGTCGGCGGGGGTGCGCCCGTCCGCCGGGTACTCCGCCACTCCGCCGGAGAGCGAGACGCGCACCGCGCCGCCGGGCGCGGGGACCTCCTCGTCGGACACGCGCCGCACCACCTCCTCCAGGAGCTGCACGGCCGTGTCGCGGTCGCCGCCGTAGAGGGCGGCGGTGAGCTCCTCGGCGCCGGACTGCGCCACCACGTCTCCCGGCTGGGCGGCGTCGCGCAGCAGGGCGGCCACCCGCTGCACCACCGGCTCCCAGAGCGGCGCCCCCAGCCGCGCGCGCAGCGCCTCCGCCCCGTCCACCCGCAGCACGGCGTAGGCGGCGGGTGCGCGCGTGCGCCCCGCGATGGCCAGCACGCGCTCGCACTCCTCCGCCAGCCGCCGGCCCGTGCCGCCCCCCTCCGAGCGCTCGGCGAGGGTGCGCTCCAGCCGCACCCGCTCCAGCCGGCTCTCCACGCGCGCCACGATCTCCGGACCGGCGAAGGGCTTGCTGGCGTAGTCGTCCGCGCGCGCGTCGAAGATTCGCTTGACCGAGGCGTAGTCGGTGCGGGCGGTCAGGAAGAGGACGGGGAGGGCGCGCCAGCGGGGGTCGGCGCGCACCACGCGGCACAGCTCGACGCCGCTCACGTGGGGCATGTCCTCGTCCACCATCAGCAGGTCGGGGCGCGCGCGCTCGAGCGTCTCCCAGAAGCGGAGCGGATCGGCCAGCGTGGTGACGGTGAGCCCGCGCGCCTCCAGCAGGGTGCGCAGCGAGGCCAGGATCTGCGGATCGTCGTCCACCGCCAGCACGCGGCTCCCCGCCACGTCCGTCAGGCGCAGGGCGGCGGCCACCGCGTCCACCACTGCGCGGGGGGGAACAGGGCGGGAGAGGAAGGCGCGCGCGCCGCGGCGGGCCGCCTCGATGCGCTCCGCGAAGCCGTCCTGCCCCGCGATCACCACCACGGGGCGGTCCGCGCCGTCAGCGGAGAGCTCGTCCAGCAGCCGGAGCCCCGCCTCGCCGGCCCAGCTGCGGGAGAGGTCCGCCACCACCGCGTCGGGCGCGCGCTCGGCGAGGGCGCGGCGCACCCCGGCGGGGTCGGCCAGCCGCCACGCCGCAATCTGCCGCCCCTCCGCCTCCATCGCCACCCGCTCGCCGAGCTCCGCGTCGTCCGTCACCACCAGCAGCGACGCGCGCCCGGCCGCGTCCGGCGCGGGTGCGGCGGGGGTGGCGGGGGGACGCTCCAGCTCACGGCGCAGGGTGAGCACCAGCTCGCTCAGGCGCAGCGCGTCGGCGGGCTCCAGGGGGCGCGTCCCCTCCATCATCAGCTCCACCGCGCGCGCCGCCCGCGAAGCCTCCGCGAAGCCGAACGTCCCCACCCCGCCGGCCAGCTTGTGCGCCTCCCGCTCGGCCCCCCTGCGCTCCTCGGGCGTCAGCGCCCCCTCCAGCACGGCGACGGCGGCCGACTCCAGCGCATCGACGCGCGCCAGCGTGGTGCCGCGAAAGCGCTCCCAGATCTCCGCCAGCGCGGTGCCCAGCTGCTCGCGCGTGGCGGCGGGCGCGGGCGCCGGCTCGCGGGCGGGCATGTCCAGCAGCGACGTGACCTCGCGCGCCACTTCGCGCGCGTCCAGCGGATGGTAGAGCAGCCGGTGCACCCCCAGCTCGTCCACCAGCTGGTGCGCCACGCCGCCCCCGGACTCGCGTCCGAGCGCGTACAGCACGGGGGGGATGGGGGCGCCGCGCAGCCGGGCGTGGCGCAGCACCTCCATGGCCGGTGGCCCCGCGAGCGAATGGTCCAGCAGGAGGAGCGCCCACCGGCCGCGCTCCAGCTCGTCCAGCACCTCGCGCCCGCTGTCCACGCGGCGCAGGCGCGCGGCGGGAAAGGCGCGGACGAGCGCCGCCACCACGGCCTCGGGAAAGCCGCCGATCAGCAGATCGGGCACGGCGCTACCGGTCAGGACGGCCACCCCAGCACCTGCGACACCTGCTCCGCCAGCCGCGCGGGATCGAAGGGCTTGGCCAGCACGCCGGCCGCCCCCATCTCCGCCAGCCGCCGCTGCTCGGCGGCCTGCGCCTTGGCCGTCAGGAAGACGACGGGCACCCGCGCCGTGGCCGGGTCGGCCAGGAGCCGCGCGAGTGTGGCCGGGCCGTCCATCCCCGGCATCATCACGTCGAGCAGGATGGCGTCCGGCGGATCGGCGGCGGCCATGGAGAGGGCGCTTTCGCCGGAGGGAGCGGCGCGCACCTCCCAGCCGGCCATCATCTCCAGCGTCATCTGCGCCACCTCACGGATGTCGTCCTCGTCATCCACGATCAGGATGCGTTTCGGCACTCGCGGAGCCCCCGGTGATGAGTTTGCCCAGCAGGGCCAGCGCACGCGACTCCACCTCTTCCAGCGGAGCGCGGCTCTTGGTAAGGAACTCGGTGCGGCCCAGCCTCAGCCGCTCGCGGTCGGCGGCGCCCAGGTCGCGCGCGGTGTAGACGAGCACGGGCACGTCGCTGAGCCGCCGGTCGCGCTGCAGGTGCTCCACCACCTCGAAGCCGTCCGCGTCCGGCAGCCCCAGGTCCAGGATCAGGAGGCCGAAATCCACCTCCGCGGCCAGGCGCAGCGCCTCGGAGCCGGAGCGGGCGTGGACGCTGGTGATGCCGCGCCGCCCCAGCATCTCGCAGAGGATGGAGGCCACCCCTTCGTCGTCCTCCACGATCAGGACTCCGACGTGCTCCCGCGCACCGGCGCCGTCCACCGGCGCTCCGCCTCTCGACGGGCGGGCGATCCACCCCGCGACCGTGGCAATGTCCAGGCCCGTCTCCCCCCCGCCCAGCGCGCCCATGATCACCACGGGAATCTCCCGCGCGCGCTCGTTGCGGCGCAGCGCGTCCAGCGTCTTCTCGCCCTCCGCCGCGGGCTCGGTGGCCACCACCAGGATGGCTGCGGGGCGCAGCTCTTCCACCGCGCGCAGCGCTTCGGCCGCGGAGCGCGCGACGGCGACGCGGTACCCCTCCCTCTCCAGCAGGCGGCCCGCCTCGCCTCGGGGCTCGGCTTCGCACACCAGCACCAGCGGCCGCGCGTCCGGGCGCGGCGGCGGGGGGGTGGAGGCGCCGGCCAGCGGCAGGGTGAAGGTGAAGGTGCTGCCGCGCCCCCACTCGCTCTCCGCCCACAGACGCCCGCCGTGCTGCTCCACGATGCTGCGCGCGATGGGGAGGCCCAGCCCCGTCCCGCCCTTGTCGCGCGCGTCGGACGAATCCACCTGCTCGAACCGCTCGAAGATCGCCTCCAGCCGGGCCGCCGGGATGCCGCGCCCCTGGTCGGCCACGCGCACCACCGCCTGGCCGTCGCGCGCCTGCACGCTGAGCCGCACCTCGGAGTCGCGCGGCGCGTACTTGATGGCGTTCGACACCAGGTTGGTGACCACCTGCACCAGCCGGTCGGGATCCGCGAAGACGGGCGCCGGCTCCGCCTCCACCACGATCCGTACCCCCGCCTCGGAGGCCATCGTCCCCATCACCTCGGCCGCGTCGCGCACCAGCGACCCGGCGTCCAGCGCGCGCCGCTCCATGATGGCGGTGCCGGACTCGATCTTTTCGATGTCCAGCAGGTCGTTGATGAGCCGCACCAGCCGGTCGGTGTTCTGCGCGGCGATGGAGAGCATCCGCTGCCCGCGCTCCTCCAGCGCGCCCAGCTTGCCGCTGGCCAGCAGCCCCAGCGACCCTCGGATGGCGGTGAGCGGGGTGCGCAGCTCATGACTGACGATGGAGAGGAACTCGTCCTTGAGCCGCTCCACCTCGCGCTGCCGGGTGATGTCGCGCGCCAGCGCCTGCGCCCCCTCCACCTGGTCGCCCTCCATCAGCAGCGTGTGGTTCTGCCCGATCCAGATCTCGCGCCCCTCGCGGGTGATGATGGGGAACTGGAAGTAGGTGGCGGGCGTCCTCTCGCGCACCTGCGTGGCGTAGAAGGCGCGCACCCCCTCGCGCCGGTCCCTGCGCACCAGCTGCAGGGGGCGCATCCCGAGCAGCTCGTCGGCCGAGTAGCCGGTGGTGCGCACCAGCACGGGGTTCACGTAGGTGAAGACGCCGCGCCGGTCCACGGTGTAGATCAGGTCGCTGGCGGTCTCCACCAGCCCGCGGTAGCGCTCCTCGCGCTCGCGCAGCGCCTCGCGCGACCGGAGCCGCTCGATCTCGCCGCCGATCCACTGCGCGAAGACCCGCAGCAGGTCCTCGTCCTCCGGCGCAAACGAGGCGGAGCGCGGGCGCGGGTCCAGGAAGCAGAGCGCCCCGTACAGCTCGCCCGCCACGAACAGCGGGCCGCCGATGTACGCCTCCATCCCGAAGCGGCTGAAGCAGGGGAGCGTGCCCCACTCCGGCGAGGCGCTCGCGTGCGCCACCGACGCCGCACGCCGCGTGCGCAGGGGGACGGAGCAGTACGTCTCCGCCAGGGGAAAGA includes the following:
- a CDS encoding glycosyltransferase, which codes for MSVDLGHVAEVVLIRLEWAVLFYFLAVNSIYLLLLVSAVLEMREHVLLSRGESRWRVLGSSLTPTISMLAPAYNEEATIAESLRALLSLSYPSLEVVVVNDGSKDATMELLKEHFDLVPIHPVYERVIPCQPVKGLYRSRSRPNLVVVDKENGGKADALNAGVNLSTGALVCAIDADTLIEPDSLQRMVRPFLTATDVVAAGGTVRIVNNSVVRAGRVVRTRAPRRAVPGFQVVEYLRAFLFGRLGWNRLGGNLIISGAFGLFRRDAVVSSGGYVHDTVGEDMELVLRLRRLGYERGGPSRVAFIPDPVAWTEAPETLRVLGRQRDRWQRGLSDVLWRHRRVLFNPRYGRMGMLVYPYFFFVELLGPVVEAIGIVGLAAGLLTGAVNVPFAILFFLVAYALGALLTVMTLALEEVSFHRYDRFMDRFLLVGWALLENVGFRQLTVVWRLRGMLKYLRGKRDWGVMERRGFAAPTKTGTES
- a CDS encoding HEAT repeat domain-containing protein — its product is MDELRLLRVALVVLVVLFAASVALIVVHGIWLRVRRRRRGALLAEGRAVMAKVATSSTLEPGAVRRLRALPGGVQSQLLVELTRNLGGSVRERVGVLARELGLLDRARRLTRNRWWWRRLRGLRLLTAFGGDEAVAVLPLFHDPHPAVRAQAAEWAGDHPSGAAVRALLEMLADPTTLCRFAVQDSILRVGLAAAEPLAAHLAASSGRAAAPALEVAAALAQPSFAEPALRLCRDPDPEVRARAATVVGAVQPPECDTVLAGLLSDADPGVRAAAAAALGRIGHWPSAPAVARLLRDPVFPVRRAAGLALRVLGSPGMLLLGRYRADADPFAADMAHQVLDLPDASHGAA
- a CDS encoding response regulator: MPDLLIGGFPEAVVAALVRAFPAARLRRVDSGREVLDELERGRWALLLLDHSLAGPPAMEVLRHARLRGAPIPPVLYALGRESGGGVAHQLVDELGVHRLLYHPLDAREVAREVTSLLDMPAREPAPAPAATREQLGTALAEIWERFRGTTLARVDALESAAVAVLEGALTPEERRGAEREAHKLAGGVGTFGFAEASRAARAVELMMEGTRPLEPADALRLSELVLTLRRELERPPATPAAPAPDAAGRASLLVVTDDAELGERVAMEAEGRQIAAWRLADPAGVRRALAERAPDAVVADLSRSWAGEAGLRLLDELSADGADRPVVVIAGQDGFAERIEAARRGARAFLSRPVPPRAVVDAVAAALRLTDVAGSRVLAVDDDPQILASLRTLLEARGLTVTTLADPLRFWETLERARPDLLMVDEDMPHVSGVELCRVVRADPRWRALPVLFLTARTDYASVKRIFDARADDYASKPFAGPEIVARVESRLERVRLERTLAERSEGGGTGRRLAEECERVLAIAGRTRAPAAYAVLRVDGAEALRARLGAPLWEPVVQRVAALLRDAAQPGDVVAQSGAEELTAALYGGDRDTAVQLLEEVVRRVSDEEVPAPGGAVRVSLSGGVAEYPADGRTPADLRLAADDALLRAQEQGGGRVLPAGWSADTPRAEVVDVAVVDDDPALAELLRQALDTRGHTTRRITDGDEAVELLGGRHPRLRARVILLDVDLPGRDGFTVLRALAADGVAARTHVIMLTVRAGEAEVVKALEMGAAEHVAKPFSIQVLLRRVQRALGAE
- a CDS encoding response regulator, with amino-acid sequence MPKRILIVDDEDDIREVAQMTLEMMAGWEVRAAPSGESALSMAAADPPDAILLDVMMPGMDGPATLARLLADPATARVPVVFLTAKAQAAEQRRLAEMGAAGVLAKPFDPARLAEQVSQVLGWPS
- a CDS encoding ATP-binding protein yields the protein MKLTTRSRLDLGFAVALLALVVVGVMSLWSLARFREDQHELQRTAEILRTREAALFALSQAETSQRGYLLTGQEVFLRPYRPATRAIQIHLRTLDSLVRDPVARGRLAVFRQAVTRKLAIMDNTLALARAGDVAGAVAVVRRGTGRELMEQARRAADALGAEEERSLAAEQRMARRSAGAATWTIVLGSVLAFVVVWLSRRRILSDLAARTVAEAALARSARGLRSLYEITSSGALEERERIRRVLRLGREHFGMNGGVLARVRGDQYEVVMAEPPELGISSGDVFPLAETYCSVPLRTRRAASVAHASASPEWGTLPCFSRFGMEAYIGGPLFVAGELYGALCFLDPRPRSASFAPEDEDLLRVFAQWIGGEIERLRSREALREREERYRGLVETASDLIYTVDRRGVFTYVNPVLVRTTGYSADELLGMRPLQLVRRDRREGVRAFYATQVRERTPATYFQFPIITREGREIWIGQNHTLLMEGDQVEGAQALARDITRQREVERLKDEFLSIVSHELRTPLTAIRGSLGLLASGKLGALEERGQRMLSIAAQNTDRLVRLINDLLDIEKIESGTAIMERRALDAGSLVRDAAEVMGTMASEAGVRIVVEAEPAPVFADPDRLVQVVTNLVSNAIKYAPRDSEVRLSVQARDGQAVVRVADQGRGIPAARLEAIFERFEQVDSSDARDKGGTGLGLPIARSIVEQHGGRLWAESEWGRGSTFTFTLPLAGASTPPPPRPDARPLVLVCEAEPRGEAGRLLEREGYRVAVARSAAEALRAVEELRPAAILVVATEPAAEGEKTLDALRRNERAREIPVVIMGALGGGETGLDIATVAGWIARPSRGGAPVDGAGAREHVGVLIVEDDEGVASILCEMLGRRGITSVHARSGSEALRLAAEVDFGLLILDLGLPDADGFEVVEHLQRDRRLSDVPVLVYTARDLGAADRERLRLGRTEFLTKSRAPLEEVESRALALLGKLITGGSASAETHPDRG